CGCCGAAAATATAGAATGTGTTGTTTCTCTGCAAAGTATGAACAAGAAGAGGGTAAGTATACTGTGAGTATGATTGATAATGATAAAAGGGAAATAATTGAGGATTTTATGATAAGAATATGAACCTTAAACCCGAAATGCAAGGCCCAATGAAAGGGCGAACACAATAAACATGCCAAAGCAAAAAACAAGAACCCTAGAAAAATCGATTAAGATGAGCAACAACAAGTGCAATCGCAAATAAATTGATTAGGTCAatgacaaaagaaaaaagaagaggaTTTCATAATTTGGGGAAATAATTTTAGGGAAAATGATTTTGGAGCGAAGATAGAAGATGATCTCATCTTGGACGCAAGGAGAAGTTTACTCTATGAAAGATGTTCTCGTAACTAGGAATATGAATTAGGGATCTAGACAATTTGACTAAATTTAGAGTTGGTTCTATTGAAAATTTTCAAAGGGCAGGTAATCCAAACTTTcaaaaacaattgaaaaattaGCTTCTATTTTAGAAATTGATGTCTATACCCACGATTATGGGTATGTCACTATAACAATTAGTGACAAATTTACTTTCATCATTGTTATAGTGACATACCCATAATCGTTAATTTGTCATATTTATACCAACAATAGTTAATTTGTCTACGGTTGTACTCAACGGTTGTTATAGTGACATCTATACCAACAATAGTTAATTTGTCTGCGGGTATAAGTTATCTATACTTAACGGTTTTTAATGTCGTCATTATAAACTTCCGCTGGTATATAtctattttcttgtagtgatacTTTCATGGGCTAAAatgatagtttattttttttaatgaaaataaaatcaaaatcaataataCTAAGCTAAAAGAGTATAAGTGAGCAAAAAGTAAATAATCTTGTTGAGGACAAAAAAGTTCTAACATATTCAAAGAGAATGAGTAAAAAATGCAATAAAATTGACACATTTACTTTCATCATTGTTGACAAGTTGCATGACGAACTCTCAAGTAGAAAATATGAAGAGATACTTGTTTTCATCAAGAATGTATTAAAGGGGTGAAGTTAAGGTGATCCCTTTTGTACAACATAGTGGACGATCGATGAATCAACTTCAGATACTCCTATAACTTTTTATTCGTAGCATATTATACTCcctaaatttcaaatatatatatatatatatatatatttcactctttaaaaaataattgatgtctccctaaaaaaaattaattttctttttactatTTGAAACTAAAAGgagtcatttttttaataaagagaaaaaataacaacaaaaactaaGGAATTAATCGAGGAAGAGTGATTCTTCTACAACCATCACCTAGTAACAATTTAATAGAAGGATGCTTAAGACTTTAACGATAAATTCGTGCTTTCTAGAAATAGAAGTTTATAGTCTTCTTTAATCTTACTATTGATACCgttaatttcaaaatactaaaaaataaataaataaataaataaatatatgtgtttTAAAACTCAACTAACTCAACTCAtgttagttttgattttgttttagaaaaaagacaaaaataatgttaatttcATATTCTAAAATGCACCATCCACCATCTTTAGAAGTTCAATAATTAATAGTGCAATTAACATGTacaattttactaaattatctttatttttttctttcaaatttattctttatttaaactattttatctttaattatttgacaatttatttttttacatataattGCTTATaacatttcattaataataatgtctTTAATAAAGGAGGAATTTTAATAAAGATATGATGACTAGTTAACGATGTGGTCAGTCATATAAGAGTATAAgctactttattgatttgtctTCGAATAAACTCTacaattgaattttgaaataaaaaatcaaaaataaaatgacaataAGATAAAATAGCACCAAACTTTGAAAATCAACTTGAACTTGATTGAACTTATTACACATTTGGAGTCCAACTcgtaataaaatgaatttatcTGAAGACCTTGCACCGATTGCAAATTTACGAAAAAATCCATAAACTTTAGAAATGTCTAACTTAACAGCAACTTCTCCTATTCGACCATAAGTTTGTGTTTTCATGTGATGGACTAACTCAATTGCTGCCATATCATTATCTAAAATTGACCTAACAAGAACAAAAGCAAATTGATTGTCTTAAATGCATTTATGTTGGACTTTTTTCAATATGTTGGCAAGCAAATACCTTAGCCAAAATCTTGTACATGACATTACAAAGTGCTATAGGATGCCAATCCTTCATGAGCACCTGAACATCACCTTTGGGAATCAAAACTATATTTGTCTTATTGAAAGCAGAAGGAAAATACCCTAAACAGAGCCAATCACAACAACTTTGAAAAATTTCAATACCACATGGATTCCAaaaatgttgaattttttttggatttaatCCATCAGGACCAACACTCTTATCAACCTTAATAGAGAACACAACTTCGGTAAATTCAACAATCTCAAAGGAAGCAGTCAACAAAGTATTACCAGCATAAGATATGATTGGAGGTAAACCATTGAAATAGGTTGTGAAAATAATGTGTTGCCACATGGTTTACCTTTCGTCTACAAGTACCTACATATATTACGTTTTTTTGGAAATACATATTTACATACAAAAGCATACCATATTTTGACATACTTTTTGTCATTGTTATCATtcatttatacttttttatttataattttatctttccttatttatcaaataacttAACTTTTTTTGTCATTGTTAGAACAATTGTACAATTTTcttcatctatttttattatcagttaattaataaaaactattaatgtaaaaaaaatttatattgtcgctcaattaaaaatattaaattattaaaaatatttaagttttacTGTAATTACCTTGAAattcacatttataaataattattatttattgacagtataaattttttaatttgaaagtgTACACAACAAATTAAACTCacaattacattaaaaaaaaaaatacacacaaTTATCTCTCCATAGtgttattaataataacaaatatatttaaaaaataacaaaatttaataatttgtatttgaagtttatatttaaggaaaaaaagttattaattagTATATGAGATAATCTTTTAAGAGACTTTTAAAAGAGTTTATACTCTACACttgcaaattaaaaaattaattgatcaaTCATTGAATGACATGATTTTAACAAATCAGTGTGATTAAGTTATAGATTTAACaccaacaaaattttatattttaaatttttttaatatgatataattaaaaaattaaaaaataatttatataattatttaaaactaaaactaataaataaatacacaaaagttttaatatataatatataaatgctgatattaatgaagatttgatagTACGTAAactcttttcttcttctttaataccgtaaaattatattctttttaaatatttgtctaGGATAAGGGTGTAGTAGAACTCTAGAAGAAGTCACCTTCTTTAGAAAGAAGCATATTTaccgttaaaaaaaaaaaaaacaagaagcatatttttccacaaaacaaatgtttttatttttctcaagaaaataaaagatgttCGTGAATTTGTGGTGAGCTTCTTCTTCACACATAAACACAATCTctctttcttctctctctctatctctctctctctcatcaCGCCACGCTTCATTCCTTGCAGAACCGACAAGCATCAGAAACAAACAGAAGCACAATTCATTTTCATTCCATCCAAATTCCGCGTCGCATTGGAACATACTATTGCCTACTTCACAAATTTTGATTCGTTCCCTCTTCAGTACGCTCACAAAGGTTTCTTCTTTTCATTCATTCCGTGATCCAAATCGctttttcaattaatttcattttctggGTTTTTCAATTTTTCCTGATGGGTATCTGAATTTCGTAGTTTACGAATCTTCAAGTTATTCGGTCACCAAAAAaagtgttatttttatttaactttaatttttgaaattttaactcATAATAATTTGTTACATTGTATTGattattacttttatattatttaatgtaACAGGGTTGATCTCATCTCAGGCACCAGTTACTTGAATCTCCTACGTGGTTTTCATCACTGAAAGCTGTGTTTTATAATTGACATTTAGATGATTTCTATGTTATTTGAAAGCTTTGATGGTTCAGTGTTGAATGTAGAGGTTAATTGAATGACATGACTTGGGGTACACCAAAAGGTTCTCCCAAAATGTCTTACCATCCAAGGTCTCTTTCTTGGATTGTTGTTTTACTAGGAGCACTTgcaattttcttaatttatgcTTCTTGTGTTCTTGTGTCATCCCCAGTTGGTTCCACAGTTCATGGATATTTTTATGGTATAGATAGTTCAGAGAAGTTAGATATGTCTGATGCTTCTATTGATCCTCACTTGAGTAAAACTTTAGATCTTGCTGATGATAAATCTTCTTTTGATTCACAATCTTCCACTGGGATTAGTGATAGCACGGCAGAACAAACTGACACTAGTTCAACCCCACAAATAGACACCAGTAAGCCTTCTTCTGCGAAATTGCCAATGAGTGATGGTGTGAGTGAAGCTTCTGATGCAGAAGTTTCTAGGTCGCCTGAACTCGTGACTTCGTTTGGAAATAGCGTAGGTGCGGCCAATACTAGCTTGCCTGATCAAACAATTTCACAAGTTGATTCAACTTCAAGTGCAACTAATCCTGTAGAGTTAGGTGCCGATTCTTCCAATTTGACAGGTAGTGTTAGAACCGAACCCTCTTTTGCGGTTTCGATCGATCAGTCCAGTGCTGTAATTACAACATCGAATGAAAAGTCCATGATTTCTGATAATTCCGCATCAACAGTTGTTCCAGCATCAGTAGAGAAGCCAGACAACGCATCCTTTGCCGATTCGGTTAATTCAGGTTACAGTTGCAATCTTTTCACCTACACTAGCTTGTTTTAAATGCATCATGGTATTTAGTGTTTACCATTCTTGTTATATATAATCAAGAATAACataaaattgtttgtttttctaTACTGCACTCTCTTTTGGAAGCACATTATGTGACATAAAATAGTCtcgttttattaattttaactcATTACTTGTTAGGAGCATAGAGAAACTGAAATGAATGGAAGATAGAAAAAATGTAGAGAATAGAAGTGTATTATTGAAAACTGAACTGGAATTGAAGAATACAATTGAACCCAAAAGTTTTCCCTTCACAAAGGATCTCTCTTTTCACTTGTAAGTGCAACTATCAAATTGACATTGCTGTCCCTCCATTCCAATCTTCTATCTTAAGTCTTAACATTACTATTTTGTCTAACTTACCAGTGATCTAGTTAAAACACACATTTAGCTATTTGTCTGCGTAATATTTTCGAAGGAAAAAAATCGAGGGAGAGATAGATTTAGTCTTTTAACACGTGCATACATAGGTAGATTCACACATTTGAAAGATTCGAGTTTAGAGAGAGAGATAATATTTTACAGTGGACAATAATATAGCAAAAGTGATGCTGTTGTCCATATATTTCTGAGAACAGGAATGAAGGCCTGGAATGAGATTCATTGCATCCAGCACTTTAGCTTGATGTTAGTACAATTGTCGAGTAATCCCTCTTTTACTTTGTTCTTCATTTAAATTCTCAATTGGATTAATTAAGTGgcttgtgaaaattgttagaattTCTTTTGTATGTTATACGAAGCATAAATCTGTTGTGCTGTGAGTTGGAATAAATGTCGCTATGCCTCAATTCTCAAATCACTGAAGATAGTCTGTATCATTGTATTATGGACCCAACTGTCAATGATATTACTGTAGTATATGATATCACCACTAGAACATTGATTTTTTCAACACAAGGTGATCATGAGGGCTTGTGGTCAAGTGCATCAGATGCAAAACATTAGATTCAACATAACTCATGCAAGCCCACAGAGATTTGTCATTCAGTTTCATCCccaatttttactttttatggTTACATTGTCATTGTTCTATTTTGGGTGGATTTTCACGTCATTCACTACTTTTCTCCATTTTGAATGGcctgttatatattgattttgatgaaaacaaagaaGGCCAAACACTGGTAGTGGTGAAGTTTTGTATCTAAAGTTTTCACTTGTTATGTGAAAAGGGTCACATTTGTAGCTTTCCTTTTGGTGTGCTGTTCATGGTTGCTTCAAAGGAGTTTCCATGAAAATGGCACTTGATGTTTCACTTTGTGAAGAAAACTACAATTCTCCTATTCCAAAATTGCCTTTGGTCCGTACAAGTCAAGAGATGAAAAAAATTCAACCTATGACTGTTTATGTTCGATTTCCCTTTGACCTTGAATACCTCTTGACCACTAATTCTTGCATAGCTTTCTGGGTTGGGCAAGTAATCTATTGTTACACATGTTTAATTAGCACCAACTTCTCCACAAAAATAGGACTTGCTAAAATATTTCATGAAAAATGAAAGTAAGATCAACTGGAATTTTAGTGTTGTTTGTTTGGTAGTGTGTATGTTTGTTAAGTTTATAAATGTTCGAAGagtttttttatcaaaacattaCTTCTGTTCCTGTCTTCTGGGATAGATTGTACTTTTGAGTCTGCCGATCCTGTAATCACCATGGCAGGAGTAATGACATGTTAATGTTTAGTTGTTCACTTGTTCACTGTTTCTcgttttttatatcttttttatttatttatttcactcTCCCTTTTCTGCAATATCTATTTCACATTATTAGAGTTTATTTCATTAATGTGAGCACTGACCACTGGCTATGATAAATTATACTCTATATCATAAAGTACACaaatgttaacaaaaaaaaaaaattgctaaGAACATAATTGAGCTGTTACTAGCAACTAAAtctatgaattttaattttgttttcataCTTCTGAATGGTTTTTAAAGAATTGTACTGGAAATATCTTCATCATagtaaatacaaaatgaataaattgaAATGTGAAAccaattattcaaattttaaacaagTTGAATTTAGTAGTTTTAGCTATATGGTCTACTAATTACATATTTgatgtttaattaaaatttatctttctGAAACATACTACAATTTAAGCCCTCCACAATTGAATTTAGTTGGCAAATATGACACAGACGCGCGCACACTGACATGCTCACAAACATGTGTTGCTACATATGTTTGGAAAATTCTccaaacatattaaaattattagtaGCTGTATCTTGTTACTAAAAAATTCTTACTGTAAAGAAGTGgcctttttttaattatattgctTGAAATTACTCTGTATGTCTTACGAGTTTTTTAATTGGTATTTTCCATTCTGTTGTGTAGGCTGTGATCTGTACCATGGGAATTGGGTGCATGATCCATTGGGACCACTATACACAAACAATTCATGTCCTGTATTGACACAGATGCAGAATTGCCAGGGTAATGGAAGGCCTGACAAGGATTATGAGAATTGGCGATGGAAGCCATTTCAGTGTGACATCCCACGgtttgatccaaagaaattttTGGAGCTGATGAGAGGGAAGACCTTGGCTTTCATTGGAGATTCAGTAGCTCGAAACCAGATGGAATCAATGCTGTGTATTCTGTGGCaggttaatttttttgattcccttattgatatgttttgcatggaaattaaaactatttcaaGATTATAGAAATATTAACTGTTTTTCTGTAGTCATTGTTGCTGATTATGAACTCCCTAGAAATAGGGcttgaatttaaatatttgaacttTGAATTATACTAGCTAAGATGTATGAGATCGTCAATTAGGTTATCCACGACATGCataagggttttccata
The genomic region above belongs to Cicer arietinum cultivar CDC Frontier isolate Library 1 chromosome 4, Cicar.CDCFrontier_v2.0, whole genome shotgun sequence and contains:
- the LOC101492967 gene encoding protein YLS7-like, with the translated sequence MTWGTPKGSPKMSYHPRSLSWIVVLLGALAIFLIYASCVLVSSPVGSTVHGYFYGIDSSEKLDMSDASIDPHLSKTLDLADDKSSFDSQSSTGISDSTAEQTDTSSTPQIDTSKPSSAKLPMSDGVSEASDAEVSRSPELVTSFGNSVGAANTSLPDQTISQVDSTSSATNPVELGADSSNLTGSVRTEPSFAVSIDQSSAVITTSNEKSMISDNSASTVVPASVEKPDNASFADSVNSGCDLYHGNWVHDPLGPLYTNNSCPVLTQMQNCQGNGRPDKDYENWRWKPFQCDIPRFDPKKFLELMRGKTLAFIGDSVARNQMESMLCILWQVEVPKNRGNRNMQRYYFRSTSVMIVRIWSSWLVKVTSEPFDYAPTGVDKLHLDAPDEKLMEHIPNFDVVVLSSGHWFAKQSVYIMNNEIVGGQLWWPDKSKHMKVNNIQAYGISVETILTALATHPTYKGLTIVRSYSPDHYEGGAWNTGGSCTGKVKPVALGKLVENGHTNTMHGQQVTGFNRAVERATNKSKLKLMDITEAFQYRHDGHPGPYRSPDPNKITKRGPDGRPPPQDCLHWCMPGPVDTWNELVLEIIKSEYEGGNAS